In the genome of Stegostoma tigrinum isolate sSteTig4 chromosome 16, sSteTig4.hap1, whole genome shotgun sequence, the window ActtaattgaatgatggagcacacTCAAAAAGCTAAAAAGCAGCTGCAAGTTGGTAATCTTCAAACTCCTTTGAGGGATCACTCTGAACAATGTCTCATCGTGCAGTGGTTACATGATTGATAGTAGATTGGACAAGACTCATTCTAAGCTGTCTCATCATGTCCCTATGCCATCATGGATTTATGATTCATCAGAGCACAATGCATTAGGAAGACAGCAAGGTCAGCAAAAATTAAACGTCTGAAAGGTACAGACACCAATCTTTTGGGTCATTTAAATGCTGTGCTGGTCCTGTAGCCTGGGAGCTAGTTCCTGTGGCTTCagttttctccaataatttttaaattccattcagCTCACTAAAATTATTTCAATACCCAAGGCCAATTCCGTTAATCCCCCTTGTTTTTTTGACACTGCGTTTTCATGCAGTAGAATTGTGATGGATTACCCTTGTCTAAATAAGAGAACTACAGAGTTTAAAGGACTATCCAAGGACCACTACTGTGATTGCAGCAACTATACAGTTATAGTCTATGACTTtgtcaaaggtcttttcccagggttgggagttcaaaactagagggcgttattttaaggtgaaaggaaaaagattttaaaatgacctgggggtgggggtggggcaatgttttcacacagagggtggttcatacatggaatgaactgccataagcagatacaggtacagttacaacatttaaaagatatttggacaggcacatgaacaggaaagatttggagggatatggcttaacataggcaaatgggactcatttagtttgagaaacttggttggcatagataagtaggaccaaagggcctctttcaaAGGGACTCTATTATACTAGGAGAATACAATGATGTTACATTTGGTTTAACAGCTCCTTGATTTCCTTACATTACTTCTCCTATTTATATGTGTTGGTGGCAGCACTCTTCAAAACAATTGCTATAAAAAGGCATCCAGACAGTAGGCATCTAACAGTAGTTTGTAGAGGCCATGAAAACCATTGACCTCTGATATTGTTGGGTTTCCAGACCCTTCAATTGGAATGCCCCTGTCAATAATAGAATTCCTTTATTGTAAAATTGTCTTTAATGTTCTTGCTTATCCCAACGCAAGAGAAATGAAGTGGCAATGGTATCCAAAAATGTTAGCTGTTGACTTCAATCAGATGTCTTGTCTCAAACCTTACTCTTGGCACACGATCATGACTAACGCTTTGCCCAGCATACCCTCAGTACTGTACCAATTGGAGATCCTAAATAAAAGGTGCTGTCAATGTTAAATAGTACTTGCTACCATGGAAAGAATAGAAGGGTAATTGCACTGGCCAACATTATTTCCTCAACCTTCATTGCCACCAAATTAATCCATTGCTGTtttgagcttgctgtgcacaaatcaaCTTCCTGAATTCCCTCAATTACAACAGTTATTGCATATGAAAAGAACCTCATAAGTAGCAGGGTGTTTGCAATgtcttgaggttgtgaaagacaTAGTTTAATTACAAATGTACTTTTTTCTCCAATAGTATCACCTATTGTCTTTGAATGGCTGTACTCTTGAACAGATAATGAGTGACTTGTTATCACATATTCAGGCAGGTGTTTGTTAAGCATAGTATAAATGTAGATTGTAATACCAGATTGAACAATTCAAACAAGTCAACTTCAAGGATAATTGAGTTTGCGGCTTAAGGGAAGATGGATTAAAGGAATATGGAAATATGGTAGACACATGGGATATTTGGATTActgttcattcttattttataGTTTTAAGAAGTATCAGGTGCCAGACCTATTGTAGTATTTGTTGAAAGTTCAACAGTTTTCCATGGAACATATTTTCTCCtatacaaaagcagaagttaccaggaaagctcagcatgtctggcagaacCTGTGAAGAGAAGTGTTTCAGGTTCGGTCTCTCCAATATCAGTAAATCATATATATTCACCTCAAGGTCATATTGTTGTGGTAATCACTGAAGTATATAATGACCAAAGAAAAATATAATTGTCAGTATAACTCCTGCCATTCACTGGCAAGTGAAATAGCTGCCTTAATTTTACACATCAGCCAAGTTTAAATATTGTTCAAAACAAACTTAGACAGAACTCTTTATTTTCCAGGTGCCATTCTTGACTTTGAGAGTCACCAAACTATGATTTGTACTAGAGGAAgggtgaggaaacaggccctgaTGTCTATCTTTACTGAAACAGGGATCAAACTTGTTGTTTGATTTAACACTGTTGGTGTTATTCTGAACCACATCCTAGCCATCTAGCTAACCAACCACCTGAACAACTCCTAGTTACAAATGTAGAAAACATTTTTGAGCAATAATCCTTAACAATTAGGATTTGAACTTCACCTCATATAAATCTACTTTCTTCCCTACAGGCGGTAAAAAAATTCTACAAACCAGTTTCCTTTCTGAGAACTAGCTTATACACAGTATCTGCATCATATTAACTGATCTGCAATCAAACAAAGCCAGCATTTTTAGCTGCAAGCTGATCTCCGTGTGGGTTTACCATTCATACAAAGCATACAGAATAATTaaatttcaaatgttttccatGATACAGTTTCCCTGCCCTTATAAAACAGTGCAATTTAGTGTAAGCAAATCAAAGAAAATTCACTAATCTATTGCAATTGAAGATTTCATGACTGCCCGGTTTCTGCCTACTAAATCTTATTTCTTTTGTCATATCTGGTGTTAACTTTTCTCtatttcttatttttttaaatgaaaagaagAAGCTCCATGCCAACTGGCTCCCGtccccaggtaattacagactcTAGATCTTAATCCCACTGCACCCGAAACTGATTTACCAGTTTTTTCTGAATTCACCCTTTTCCCAGCGCTCTCAGAATTTTCCGCCTTATTCCTATTAGACCCTAGACTGTCCCCAGTGCTGAGAAGAGGTACTGCTGTTGGACAGTGCCCCTGCTGTCATCAAACTTGTCATCTTCAAAATGCAGCATCACAGAAAACCAGTCAACACATTATAAAGAATAATTGATTTGCTCTCAACCTTTGAAGAATAACCTTCCCTGATTTTAAAGACTGGGGTTTTGGGAGTCATTTCATTCACCAAGCAGAAGAAACATCCCACTTCCCCACGCCATTTAATCAACCCCAGCAACACATGGTGATTGCTAAAATGACTGCAAAGTTATTGGCGACAGCTTATAGCGGGAAAATCATTGGTTTTCTTCAAGCTTCAGGTATTTTTACTGTCAGGAGGGAGACATCCATCCGCTCTTCCACAAGTCTGAAGGAGTTTCTTTACATTGTTCACACCCACAACCTGTTCAACCACTCAGGATCCAATCAGAAAgtcgtcaggctgatgacctgGAGCGTCCATGACTAGTCGCAATTGCACAAATTCTATCCGCTACATGCTGTTGGCCAAACCTCACTTTGCGTACACCCCTCCATCTACGAACAGCCTTCCGTACTCCTTGAACAAAGCAGTTATATAACGCAAGGGCTTCCAGTCTCTTGCTTTTTTAAAAGTGTAGCAATTCCTTCCACAatcctttgttttaaaacagcTTTCACCCACCCCACCCTGCCATTTCAGTCTactataaaagaaaaaaaatgaattaatacttttttttgttattggtTAATCCTGTGTGATTTGATGCAGTAGGTGAGTCAGTGGTACGCCCTGCCCTCCACCCTCAACCAGACTATTATACATGATTACAGCTTCACAGTTAGCTCCAGTAACAGCGCAATGCTGCCGACGCCACTAATCCTGTGTGAGATTTGTAGCTGGCTACCAGCATTTATGGTGCTCTTGTGCTTGCAGGTGGGCTGGCAATTTCTAGGTGTTTCCAAACTTCACCATAATTGAACGGTTGTGTCGAAATCTATATAACCCTCCCTCTTTGCCCTGTTTTCATTTGGTTCTGGAGTTGAGAAactttggcatttttttttcatttctggaCGATTCAGGAGCAAACAGATGGTAGTCTGGAATGTTTGCTTTTACTTGTTGATGTCAGCGAGTCTTTCATTGCTAATGATATGGAAACAATGAAGTAAAAATGTGAACTAATACTGAACCGCACAGTGTTTACATTTATATTGTTTAACAACTTATCAACTTTGAAGGTTGTCCCTTAGGATTGAGGATGGCTTGCTTCTAGTTACAGTGGATTCTGCGATGGTTTATATATCCGTTGCGTGATCTGCAGATTCTGCGATATGTGGGACAGGTGATGTTTTAAGGGTTGGACACACCTTGAAATTGTGTGGAAATACAGGAacagctacacctcccagtcgcaaaccatttccattccccctcccattctttagatgacatgtccatcatgggcctcctgcggtgccacaatgataccacccgaaggttgcaggaacagcaactcatattccgcctgggaaccctgcagcccaatggtatcaatgtggacttcaccagcttcaaaatctccccttcccccaccgcatcccaaaaccagcccagttcatcccctccccccactgcaccacacaaccagcccagtcttcccctccacccaatgcatcccaaaaccagtccaacctgtctctgcctccctaacctgttcttcctctcacccatcccttcctcccaccccaagccgcacctccatctcctacctaccaacctcatcccacctccttgacctgtccgtcttccctggactgacctatcccctccctacctccccacctacactctcctctccacctatcttcttttctccatcttcggtctgcctccccctctctccctatttattccagaacccccaccccatccccctctctgatgaagggtctaggcccgaaatgtcagcttttgtgctcctgagatgctgctgggcctgctgtgttcatccagcctcacatctcaGGTTCAGGTTGGGGCCGGCTGAGGTAACGGAAGCATTGGTGAGCATATTGAAAAGAAGGACGGGAAGCGTCACAATAATTCTTCTAGCCTGTGGCAAGACTTGTTTTGTGATCTGATCTCAGTTTCCTGTATCCAGACTCTGCCCACACTGACTGCGATGCCACTTTCTTCCACACCAGAAACGTTCCTTTTAACCCTCCCATTTTCTCCAGCCCATCTTGCTTATTACAGAGTTCCCAAAAGTTTCTGCACGTCTGAGACCCTCCAGTTAAAgataacaaaaaacagaaattgcaggagaaacccatcaggtctggaagcatctgtggagaaagaaacagaattaaaatttggagtccagtgacccttctgcagttAAAGCTGATGATTGTACATTTCTGTGACATTCTATCCTTCGGTTTTAGCTATTCCTAGTTACTTGTGCTGCTCTGTAGTGTAAACCCAGATCATGGACTGAACCCTGGATAATATTTGCATACACTGTCAAGTCACATGCATATCTGTCACAACAATGTTTTAGTGTGCCAGGGGCTGACCATGCCAAACGATCAGCTCTGTGATTGTTACCTATGATGGGATGAAATGGAGGACGCAGCAGGCTGAAGCGTAAAACTCCTACCAAACCCGAACCCTGATCTCGCCTATGGACTGGAAAGATTGGGTTGAAATCTCCACCCATCCATTCCCAAACCACCGCCGGCTTGAATGTCAATTTTGGAACCCGTTATAATTATTTATCTCGACAAAAGTTAGATTTCCTGCAGTCGAAATCACACTAACTTCCTGGACCAAGCGCAGTAAAAATGGGGCCGGGCTGGAACGTGCTAGACAGCTTCTGTACACAGCCGTAAGGCGATCTCCTCAGTCCAGCGCGGCCTGGGTAGGGGGGGCTGAATCAACAACCAggtcggcatgaatgagttgggttgaagggtctgttttcgggCTGTATGACTATAATTCTAAGCTGGCccatctctccacagatacctACTGACCTGCTGTACAGTTTGGGTCTCATTTCAGGTGGCCAGAAATATATACTTCCTCTTGTTCCCTTTctaaaaaaatgtgaaaacagaAATGGTTGGCATTGCACTAGATGAAATGAGTTTCCAAtcagctctttttttaaaaaaagtagcgTCACAATAAATACGTATGGATTTCTCCATTTGGTGCCATGAAAAGTTGAAAAGGTTCATGACGGAGGACTTTCCTATTgcgaatggcctcctccctccAAGAGCATGTTGTAAATGTCATCGCAAATATTGCAGTCaaccagacagaaaaaaaaaagtgcaggagcaaactactgcagatgctggaaagtgcTCTGAAAACTAAGAAAATAAATGCCGCTTGAAACGTTAAGCTTGctttctccagagatgctgccttaTCTCGGTGTggtctccagcaatttttgtttgctGTAAAAAGTTAAAGGTTTTTTTAATGCGTACATTTTGCATTTTGAGAATAAGCATCTAGATTCGTGCAATCTAGTACAATATCAATTAATCCATAATCTGTtggccaggatgctgcctgggatttAATTGTCTCGGGAGGAGAAGAAATACTATTCCTTCTCGTCCCTCTGTGGGGCGTACATCATTGTAATACCGTGCGTTTACATAGAACAGTTAACTACACACTGGCTCCAATTCACCCCAGATGGGATTAGTGAGGCTGAGGTACCAGTGTCTTATTTGGCAATTCTTACTTTCCGAGGTTCTGGAGAATGTTTTGTTTTACTGATGTATGAAGCCAGGGACGTGCTGCGGAGTGGAATGGCCAGCAATTCTCTGCGAGCATGAATCAGATTAAGCAGTTTTgttcagaagggtcactgggctcgaaacgttaactctgctgtttttccagaaatttctgtttttgtttaaaaattcctGGGTTGCGCATGGGGCACCTCACCCTCACTTCGGGCTGCTACTGGCCGATTGTTTTACTGCTTTCTTTGAAATAAGACGATGAGCATCCTGTGAACAACGTGGTTGGAAAGTACAGTGGTCACTGTTTAGAGCGGTTTTACTCCATCTCCAGCCTCGCGGGACATCGCTTGTGACTGGCGCTAGTACCAATCTTTCTAAAGGTGAATTCACTTTCCCCACTGAGCCGGTCTCGGCTGACCACTCTCCTAGGAGTACGGCCGGAGTTAGTAACGCCAGTTAACACATAAGCGTAATGCGGCGAGCTCCGCTCATTCGCACCCAGTGAGAAAGCTGTCCGGATACTGCCTCTTCCTATATTGGATTGCCCGGAGCACTGACGAAATAAACCATCTGTCAAGCATATATCCAAGACAGCTCCGGGCATCCTGGTGGGCTCGCTGTATCCGAACAAGACAAACTGCTTTGTTTAATGGAGTGTCGcggaaaagttttaaaaacaaacgCCTTTTCTTGAAATAAACCTCATTTCCTTGCTTTTCAGAACCCTGGGCAGACAAGATTTGgacttttttttgtgtgcgtgtgtttgggggggggggggggtgtaagaAATAACCAATACGAAGACTGCGGGAAATGTGATAGGGATCGGATCTCATGCCTTGACATTTCGGCTGGGGTGAGAAATGTCATCACGAGCGAGTTGACAGATAAGACACCCAAACAACatcgagagggagagaaagaaacaagCTATCCTGGTGCAAAACGAGTGTTGGGAAATACCTGCCAATGAGATGCAGACTTGTtgggggaggaagaggagaagttggtcaaatgcaaaaaaaaagataaGGGGGGGAAAAAAGAAGAGAGAAACTGTTGCTTCCTTTATGCCACATCCTGCTTGTATCAAAGTGTAGAGAACACTGACAGCCAGACAAGGCAGTGAGtgaagtgactgactgactgactgactggagGGGGCTTTGCTGGCAGCGCGAACTGCTCATGCGCCTTGCTCTCACCTGGGCTAACAGGAGCTGGGCTGGTgcgggagggacagggagcggggtcgaggggtgagggagggagggcggggggggggggggggggtggaggtgggggctCTCCCGGGGAGTTTGttcgggcgggcgggcgggggtTTTAGAACAGAAGAAGAAGATGGCCGATAAGGCAGAAGTTGGAGAACGCCAGGGTTAGACAGCAGCttcccttcacccccccccccacacaaaaaaaatcaatcactcccccccccccccgccccgccatcAGTccagtcagtcagtgagtgagggagggcgaATGGCCGCGGCCGAAGCCCTCGTGTGAGACCGGGCGGCGgttaaacccccccccccctcaggcTTGGGGGGTCGACGGTAGATTaactaccaccccccccccctttcccacacacagcctccaggGGAGGGTTGTTTATACCGCCCGCCGCCCATGGGAGGGAAGCAGAGCACGGCGGCCCGCTCCCGGACCGCTTTCCCCGGCGTCTCGAGCGACGACAGCGCCGTCCACACCGCTCACTACGGCCATTACCGGGCGTCCGCCGCCGGCACCGCCGCTGGAGGTGGAGGTAGtagtggtggaggaggaggaggaggccccGCCATGGGGCTCAGGACTCGCTCGGTTAGCAGCGTGGCCGCTATGGAACCGGCTCATCCTTTCGGGCTGTacagtggtggaggtggagggagcCGGGCTGGAGGAGGAGGCGGCAGGGTGACCGATGGTGTGGAGCACAGTAACGGAGGAGGTCCCGACTCGGCCGGTAACGGTTACCGGGAGACAGGAGGAGGCCCGGCCGCCCGGGAACTGCAGCTCTACCTGGGCTCGAGAGCGGCCTCGCTGTCCGACTCGCTGCCGCTTCACCTGGCGGCGCCACGCTGGTTCAACACACACAGCGGTGAGTGCACCCCTAACCAGCAACCAACTCAACCACTAACCCTACTCTGTCACCACCCGGTATCCTTCCATTAATGAGCAATCAGCCACCAGTCCAATTCGTAACCTGCCCCAATTAACCACCCTGAGGCACCCCCGACGCTGGCTGAT includes:
- the znrf1 gene encoding E3 ubiquitin-protein ligase znrf1 encodes the protein MGGKQSTAARSRTAFPGVSSDDSAVHTAHYGHYRASAAGTAAGGGGSSGGGGGGGPAMGLRTRSVSSVAAMEPAHPFGLYSGGGGGSRAGGGGGRVTDGVEHSNGGGPDSAGNGYRETGGGPAARELQLYLGSRAASLSDSLPLHLAAPRWFNTHSGFKCPICSKSVASDEMEMHFIMCLSKPRLSYNDDVLSKDAGECVICLEELLQGDTIARLPCLCIYHKSCIDSWFEVNRSCPEHPSD